ATAGGAATAATTATTAACAAACAGTTGCTGGCTGTGGAATCGAATTTCCTGGCTCCGTAAAGACACTAAACTAGGCTGTCACATcatgtgtgcgcgtgtgtgtgtattCGAGTTTAACGTCGTTCTCAACAtttcttcagtcatataaacgacggtgtctacttgtagcagtgagcacaatgcccaactttatagtgctgcccaatctgactaaagtacatatcctattacgctacgcataggatctgaaaacgacctattcattgcctcgttctgacggctctttcgctagccgatcagagcctagcttacaacatcttgcaaatctacatgtagcattgacttttgatatttacaattcttatgtcgtaatgtattagatagccggatagctcagtcggtaggccacttgctttgtaagcgaggggtcccgggttcgagtcctggaataaccgcatatttttcttatcctttgacaatcgaacaagtcgtctgattggataacataaaatagcaataatggaaatccaaaatatacagaagacgaatgtgaataggccgttctcagatcttcgtttagaagatcaagtactttagtcagattgagtgcTGCCTCACTGcctcacaccgtagacacgtggcatgatatcccacccagtcacattgtactgacaccgggctgaccagaccTAGCACTATCATCTTGATGCTGAGCgcaaagcgaggaagctgctagtaccattttaacgtccttggtatgacgcggccagggatcgaacccacgacttcaCGCTCTCGAGGCGGACGTTACCGAGGCGGTTCTATCACATCATGTAGATTTGGTAAAAGCGAGAAGTTTGGGggtccccagctccgccccagaccctgagttttggatcggaccgggtggccattgtagagagggttgtcccccaccaggcacgggtggccgccattccgggaaaactcttgtttgggagaaacccgggtcgaggtgtgaggcgggggtgggtcgggggtggcctaaaatcgttccagcagttaataggaggtccctatgggatcttgagtttgggttgagaccgggtggccgttgtagagggtgacggtctatgggtggccagcatagtggctattccgggaaaactcttgtttactcgtgagcgggtctcaaagttggttttgGGTCATTTTcggattttttcattttcttcagtttgggcgcccccagctccgccccagaccctGAGTTTTGGAccggaccgggtggccattgtagagagggttgtcccccaccaggcacgggtggccgccattccgggaaaactcttgtttgggagaaacccgggtcgaggtgtgaggcgggggtgggtcgggggtggcctaaaatcgttccagcagttaataggaggtccctatgggatctTGAGTTCCAGGTCGAGGTCGAGGTCGGGCGGTTTTTGCCGGGAAAAGTTTTGTTTTGGGGAACACGGGGTTGAAGCTTTCTTTCAAATAATTGATACGAAACTGTTTATTGCTCTCGTTGTCTGTAACAGGAGCCTTGTTTATTGCTGCCACAAACCATTTTACTTCTAGCAGTAACAGAAGTCTGGTAACTTGGTCGCtttcataaaacatgtttatctCTGGTAGTTACATGTAGAAAACTGATATACTGGTCTTGTACGATGTTATTATTTGAATGCTGACAGTAACACACAGAAAACTCGAAAACTCCTTTCAATGGTCATTTCACTGTTGGTAGTGACAGGAGTCTGGTActacacggtggggaaaccacgtgactaaatcggataacgtgcacgcaaaagtgctaaaaataggcccgcttcaggtatgttttttcactataacctttttgatccgcaattgttttaaacgagataacgtgcataaaccccgcaataaaaagctctttcagcggatatatgtaacttgatgaaaccccctcccgtttttacgtaatccttgcccaaccgattcgaaagatgcaaaatattttggtaacgtacacgtctgttcacaagttacgcatctaggacagattctgcagagaatttttgctggaatgtaggtttagaataaagcttgtcattgtccaaagtcctgtaccaaatatttaacatgactattcatgaatattgaagatatcgtaagacaaagggtgcggtaatgtacacgttgcggttttcaggaggtaacgtacacgtcattttccCCAGAGgataacgtacacgtcaaagactatttatcatgcatgtagaacatatttgtctttaaatgattgaactgtaaacattttgatattgttaaaaaaagatgcagatgctggaaataggctgtttttctttcgataggttagtatatacacaaaaatgctacagtgaaaatgagcagCGTCATTCCTCACCCTAACTTGGAAATAATTATACGTTTACTGCTCTTTAAACGTTTCTTGTATACCACTTTGTAGCAGGCGACACAAAAACTGTCTAAGTTATCTGTACTTGTTTAAAAATACtcacatttttataaaatcgcaatccaatatagcttagtttagttgaatagttaattataatctctttaatgtttatacatgtacaataaattaggaaaaaaatgaaataattatcaatacatataagatatttgattttgtgacttaaccgagtctgttattttaaaactttgaatgtaactgacgcatttatagatctatattatcagaatatgtcagcatttataacTTAATCAATCATGGAATGGCTATAGTCTTTAGATATGCTaaatttaggtcaatactgatatgttgtttcagtaaggaggtctaaatgaataTCTAGCTGACCAGCAAAATGATATGTCACTAACCTCCAGAAAGAATAACATATTACTCCCGCACGATAGtttaaacgacaacgtgtttatattattggttgattgttatggtcccatgcataactgaactgaaaaatgttgtcagtgatacaaataaagtgcatgctgtcatattatacaaaaagattttctgtattgaaatgttttaatgaagaaaatcatggttatcaaacatgttattcgTTCGAGTTATCGGTCGGAATTTATACTAATTCCAGCATCTTTTAACAATaccaaaaaatgtttacagttcaacgggtcatcaaaaagatttgaacacatggatttgattaaacaccGCTGACAGACAAAACTATatggtttattcccagaaacctaatcgacttttgatatttggaaagaaaacaagttgacatttaaaatggaaactgctaacaatgtctacttgtcaaaataatatacacgtttagaccataaaattccaactgctgctcattttcactgtagcatttctgtatataatagcctatcgaaagaaaacataaaattccaactgctgctcattttcactgtagcatttctgtatataatagcctatcgaaagaaaaacagcctattcccagcatctgcatcttttttaacaatatcaaaatgtttacaattcagtcatttaaaaacaaagatgttctacatgcgtgataaatagtctttgacgtgtacgttaccctctggggaaaaatgacgtgtacgttacctcctgaaaaccgcaacgtgtacattaccgcaccctttgtcttacgatatcttcaatattcatgaatagtcatgttaaatatttggtacaggactttggacaatgacaagctttattctaaacctacattccagcgaaaattctctgcagaatatgtcctagatgcgtaacttgtgaacagacgtgttcgttaccaaaatattttgcatctttcgaatcggttgggcaaggattacgtaaaaacgggagggggtttcatcaagttacatatatccgctgaaagaacttcttattgcggggtttatgcacgttatctcgtttaaaacaattccgtatcaaaaaagttatagtgaaaaaacatacctgaagcgggcctatttttagcacttttgcgtgcacgttatccgatttagtcacgtggtttccccaccgtgtaaCTGCTAGCAATAACAGATATAAAAACCTAGTAAACTGCTCTCATAAATCATTAACATGTATGAAACAGGCAAATTGTTCTTAGCAATATTTAAATTCTGGCAGTTACGTATATAGGAGACTGGTGAACGTTCTCATAAAcaatttaactgctggcagtaaaATGGTAAGAAAGGTGACGATACTGCTCTTAGTAATATCATTCTATTGCTGGCATCTTTAACTACCTGTAGTAACATATACAGGGAACTGTATGAAGCGGATCGTAGAAATATTATGTAACTGTTGACAGTAACATCTATCTGACACTGATACCAGATATCGTCATTTAACTGatataggaaatataaaaaaacaactcaaAAATTCGTATTTCAACAGCTTtcaatatcatatagaaaacTCCAAAAACTGCAGTAAGTGACATTTATATGTGCCATTCTCATCATCTAACTGGTAATACAGCTTTATGAattgttgtaactgctggcagagCAGTAAACTGGTGTTAGTACACACGATCAATTGCTGTAACTGCTGGTAGATAACTGCGACACGCAAtgaactgctgtaactgctggcagtaggagcagtttactgctgtaactgctggcagtaggagcagttaactgctgtaactgctggcagtagcagcagttaactgctcctactgctgctactgctgtactgccaacttcacgccgataaATAAGCACAGgtatttttacaacaaaattttcTGAAGTACATATACGGTGAAAATACGGGAAATCTGTAAAGAGATAGTGAAGAAATTTCATGCTTACCCCAGGCTTTCAGCTGAAACTCCGCGGCGTAGTATCCGTACGAATTTTCCATTGTTACTGTGTAATTACCCAAATCAGCAATGGCAATGTTAGAAAAATTTAAAGCAGTTAATGACGGGTAATCTATCTGTGTCGCATGTGTTACCGGCTGTCCATCGTCACGTGACCAAGTGTAATTAGGGTATGGATAACCTAGGAAGTGCATTTTCAGGAAAGCTTGGCCACCGACTAATCCATGGATAATGTAGTTATTACTTTCTAGCGGTCTTGGGGAAcctaaaaataatgcaaaatgaaacaaatacatgCGCTTAACAACTGTActtgtatggatttcttttgaaaattgtaCAGAACTTCTTTTCCAAGCGTACGTGCTTTTTCATAAGAGAAAGGCAATGAAAATTGGAgaaacttaacccttaccctgctaaatttctataatgaacttgtccatcttttaatttggacagcaccattggctgttaaaaggggtgcttaccaaaaagatactgattgaatggcgaacagtacagatcttgatcagactgcacggatgtgcaggctgatcaagatttacactgttcgcaaaggcagaatcagtcgtgcccagcatgataagggtaatgaaTTCACGTTCAGCTTGTACGGGGGTAGATGTGCGTATGTTTGCTAACACATATAGAGCTCAATGGGTTATATAACTCCTCAGTTCAAGTAATAAACCTCattggtatttttttaaattctgggAAGTGGAATCTTAGCTTgcaaaatattacttacagtaaACCGtaaagttttcagtcatataggCTGGCTGTTTGTTTAAGGTGTTGTTTGCTTCACAGACAATTGGGCCTGTATCTCCACATTTCCCTTTGATAGATCTAGTGATAAGTGGTCCCGACCCACGTGCTGAATCTAGCAGTTCTTTTGTGTAATTGTTCCTCACGCGCCACTGTGGTGGAGGATTTCCGTCAACATCGCAGTAAACCGTGTAAGTACCATTTTCTGTTAGTTCTTGTGGATCAATTCTTATCGATTTTACTTCTGCCTTATCTGATTGAAATTGAAagtacaaaacattttaaaataccatGAAACTTAACTAAAATTCTGCCGAGACTATACACAATTTAACGTTAACAAGGAAAAGAAAATAGTTCTTTCAGCAAATAACTTCCACAACAATTTCTTTCATGTGAGTTACAGTTCTTATGCATGCTATCAAAACGaaaaagaaatgtacattttACCGCTCCTGCTCTCTAATATTCCGTAAGTACTGAATCATATTCCCTGTATTGCACATGACGTGGCATGTAATTTTTGAGTAACGGTGGTATTTCACAAGATgctgatatttatttttgaaacaggGTATTCACCTTTTTACTCAGGAATGCTATCTTATTTAAGTAAATTGATTACATTGTCACCTTTTTGCTTGGGTAACAATTACGAAAATGCTGATGCAAAATGTGCTACTGTTTTGTCCAGCAAAATAAAAACGGAGCCAGGAGACGACATGAATTCAAGACATTTTAAATATGTGGTCGTTTTGTATGGGAGAAGCAAGAAATTAAGGTTTTGCCAGAAAACAGTTAGTTATCAAGAAACATTTTGATCGCAAATGATTTGACTACAAGCTTGaactttttacattttcatagATGCCTGAATTGTTCTTTAGGTAGTCAAAATGTTGCTTGATAATAAACTGATATATGGCAAAATATAGATTTCTAGTTCTCCGCATACAAAACGACCAAACCTTAAAGAAATGTCTTGTTATCATGCCGTCACCCCGTTTCGGTACTTTTACCAGAAAAATTATTCGTATATTTTTCTTTAGCATTTTTCTGTTACTTCAGAGACTGTTGGAAGTGAAACAGAGACAGAGTAAATAATCCTCAATATCTTTAACGGAGACAAAGGCTAATGAAATAAGTATGACATTCCTGAACTATATGTGAATAAAAAGCACACTCACACCTGAAATTGTACAAGCGACATCCATGGCAATACAGTGTTAGTATTCCTTTGTATCTCATCGGTATGACATAGATATTCACATCATATTAACAAcgcaataaaatacatgtatatgcattgcCGCCACTCTAGCAGAGTTATAAGAGATTATTAATTGTATATACATAATGCAATATAAAATCACTTATCtaaaatcataatttacaaatctCTAGAACGAAAACTTGTCATATTGTCCTTTTAGAATAACCAACGTTCtaaatgtatttaattataaaagatGCAACCAGAAGAGGCGTAGAGTAAATCAGCCACACCAAAGCCCAGCCCGACCTGGACACACACTatttgctattcagccagtaaagaTATACTGAAATGCCcggcaaacagtatggatcccgaccagaccaCACCCCTGTGCAAGCCAATCCGCACCCCCACAAATCGCAATCGTGCAACAGTTGGTTTCCACTTGACACTGCTCAAGtcacaattttacaataaaatatacacTAAGTAATTACTATACACTTAAGTGTTAATATGAGAAATAAGAGTTACTTATTTTCTCTATGATATTGTAACAGGTCTTGGCAGTAAAATTTACAATTGCTTCCTGATGTAGTAAGATCCTCAATTTATCAGTACATGACATAGTCTCAAATCCATTAAACCACTCTTCTGCTTTATCAAGAAGTTGATTTCTTAGCTCAGTGTACAAAGGAATCTCCAAAATTACATGCTTTTCATCCTCAATAATATTACAATCCCAAGGTTTTGGCAATAAATACAATGCATTTGTTCAAATGAAACATTGTAATAACAACCTGTTTCaacattatgttatataatgaCCAGTATTATTAGCAAAAGctttaatttatttgaaaacaaattgcaATTTTCTTTTACACGATGAGATTTTTACAGCTCTGCAGGATATTTCTGCCTTTCGATACAGAGGCTATATTTATATTCAGATGAAAACGAACTGTGATGTTGGTCTTGCAAAACTACTGTTGAGGCAAATCTATTATTATGAAAAGAAAAGCGTCATTACTGGTAGTGgactaaagtttgttttacaagaatttacacataataaaattcaaaaagtgcGGAGATCTACTTACAAGAAACGTTTATCATCACGGTTCCTATTTCTGTCAACACTTGAGTCTTGTTATCAAATGAATTACAAATGTACTCCCCATGGTCTGTTCGACTTATGCTTGTGAAATTCAAAAATAGTCCATCTCTGTGAAAGTTAGCGTGCGTATCATTCCTTGTCCAGTAGATTTCTGTGTCTGCTAAGTCAGTCGTGTTACACTGGATGGATGCAGCATCTCCCTCGTTTACATCAACTAAATGTTTAGGAAAACTACTGTCATATTTGACGTAAATCCGCGTAAAATCTTCTACTTTTAATGACATGCAGTATTAGTCCGCTCTTTTCGCATTTAGTCAGGTTTATTGCAAATATAGAGTTTGAAATTCTTCGCTCTTTTCGCATTTAGTCAGGTTTATTGCAAATAAAGAGTTTGAAATtcttgtgtgttttatttttcttgtgaGAAGTAATGTTTCTTAAGTGCCAATCACTTAGACTGTTTGGTTTATACAACTGTGACACAAAAGGTGCTTTAACAGAGGATGCTTTTTGGGCTTTACATGcattaagtaaaatattagaaatacaaatatatcactatatatatgtaaagaaatgtcttattcatttatatttatatcagaTTAAGTACTATATTTTAAGGTCACGCTTCAGATTCGAAGTCAAAGATCAAACAAATGTAAAAACTGACGTAATAATGTAAAAAGGGTGAAGCAAGGTATTCCCCTAGTGTTTTTATGACCTTTATTTTAGTCCatcaaaatttgatttaattaGTGCCTACGATGTTCAAATTTTACACAGAATGTCTGACTTTTACAATAAGAGCTGTGAGAAAAGAAAGATTTGAAAAACATAAGGTATGGGCAGGTTTTCGACTGGTTACTTCATAATGTAAAGAAGTGttgcaatatttttctttgttatgaCGGACATATTTGGAAAACTTAGACAGTTGCAATAGGTATTCTGATAAAATTCGGAaggaaaaaacaaaacttttttttcatccTTTGGCTTCAAGTGAGGCCACATATATGACTTATTGTTATGACAAATATTGAAGTccataagaaataaaatctgaaaactaTTTTATGCTGCCAATGcagttttctattttattcaaaattctgAAATATGTAATATGGTTTGCAAGGGAAGAGCGAGCACAAAAGATCACAGGAATAGTGTAAGATTTTGTCCCTCAACTAGAGTTTACAGTAAGAACGAAATACTACAAATATCATTCTTTGGTAAGAAGGGAATTACTGAACAAGTTAAACGTTATATTGCAATTTTACCATCCCAAGATCACGTTATAGTTTCCGAATCTAAAGGTATAAAATAGCAAAATCTGATGAAATTTGGAGTTAAactgcattaattttgttttatttcttcctattttatatatacttatatgtAATGTTAGTGACAAATATTAAAGACCTTAACCACTCTTGGTTTAGTTCCTGTGTATCTGACCCTGAACACAATAAAAACGTTATGGTCTTtcttatttgaaattcaattgaCTTAACAAAACTGTGTTGATATACTTAAAATACCAGtgaatacaaaatttaatataagaaCATGTAGTGGAAATGAATTTTGGGAATAGCTGTATACTTACGCTCATGCCATTTTCTAAAATTTcgtttcaaatgaaataaaacagtacGGTTTTCCAATTCAAATATTcatcagattttttaaaactttatagcATGACCCTAAATGGATAAAGTTATTTCATAtggtttaaatttttcaacatttcctTAAAATCATAACAATATAATAGTTTTTACAACGTTTCATACAACATGCAGTAAACTGGATAAAACCTACCCTTTTGACACTTCGGACCGTACAAATTGATGTTCTAATGAACAAAAAGTGTCATAGATAAACTAAACCAGTGCCTTGCATCCCCTAATAAGATAAAGgtcttttttttgtcaaaatttcatcAGTTTGGCAGtaatttgattttgaccttaAAATCTGAAGCATGGTTTTGAAGCAAGGTACCttaatttataaaactgaaattacatgtattacaaactTGCCTTCCATAAtggtatatatatttaatataaacacCATAGTAATATAATGCCACAAAAGCTTCCCCCATTAACTTTTTGTGTCAGATTTACTTGCATAAATCAATCAATCTGAGCGAGACAGCATCCATTTTGGCACTTCCAACAGACTTACGAAATAAAACGTACCCTCTCAATATTTAATAGTAATGGAAAAAAGCATACTCGAGAGATCTAGCTTTCTTTGATAACGGAGTGGCTGAAAAAAGTTTTTAAGATGTCCATTTTCTAGATGAATGCTTTTGCTACCGACAATgacattatattattttcatattatcatAATCACATACTTTCCAAGCTTTAGAGAAGCAAGGAGATATGCAATTTAGGAGATATCTGAATACCTTGAGTTGCTTTATGATTTCTAAACTATACTATA
The Mercenaria mercenaria strain notata chromosome 10, MADL_Memer_1, whole genome shotgun sequence genome window above contains:
- the LOC123561671 gene encoding roundabout homolog 3-like; translated protein: MMFLAWMSIVFSVSIQMSLQQIISVDVNEGDAASIQCNTTDLADTEIYWTRNDTHANFHRDGLFLNFTSISRTDHGEYICNSFDNKTQVLTEIGTVMINVSYKAEVKSIRIDPQELTENGTYTVYCDVDGNPPPQWRVRNNYTKELLDSARGSGPLITRSIKGKCGDTGPIVCEANNTLNKQPAYMTENFTVYCSPRPLESNNYIIHGLVGGQAFLKMHFLGYPYPNYTWSRDDGQPVTHATQIDYPSLTALNFSNIAIADLGNYTVTMENSYGYYAAEFQLKAWGFPEMPYNLSYSDVTWNSVRLYWTSGFDMGARQHFIIRKLVEGNSYTTISENIYDNSSSHGVGQNWTYLQTGLESDTNITLTVQSVNEFGLPSHYLPGVTFHTLPLPNGSSRTTDSIIGVTFVLVVHLQWLLP